Proteins encoded by one window of Dioscorea cayenensis subsp. rotundata cultivar TDr96_F1 chromosome 6, TDr96_F1_v2_PseudoChromosome.rev07_lg8_w22 25.fasta, whole genome shotgun sequence:
- the LOC120263178 gene encoding UDP-glycosyltransferase 87A2-like yields the protein MTSVFLSHHRHHPSPSMTSSPAHSLKPHHIVAMPYPGRGHINTLLNLAGHLSTHGLLVTVVVTEEWLSLLSPPPCAVHFRSIPNVIPSEHGRANDFNGFLDAVNTKLEKPFERLLEGLDPPPEAILADTYLSWMVAVIERRRLPVYSLWTMTAAIFSLFYGFEDIFGGDSTAAVTEEIDKKLEQHVKGLNLGDVSSIVCSATPKKWTLESFFWARGAKGVIFNSVHELEPHMINSLKSKLSCPVYTVGPCIPYLKLKDKPVNSNYMQWLESQPINSVLYLSLGSFLSVSVAQMDEIVTGLHESGIRFLMVHEATLRMCRQRWATQALLCNANVWKVGLNVKEEIGDGCLVGGKVIAKFAKRLMDVEGMEGKEMRKKAVELSEVVHRAVEEGGSSYCSISAFVEDVSSSF from the exons ATGACTTCAGTCTTTCTTTCTCATCATCGCCATCATCCCTCCCCTTCAATGACCTCCTCCCCCGCCCATTCTCTCAAACCCCATCACATCGTCGCCATGCCCTACCCCGGCCGTGGCCACATCAACACCCTCCTCAATCTCGCCGGCCACCTCTCCACCCACGGCCTCCTCGTCACCGTCGTCGTCACCGAAGAATGGCTCAGCCTTCTCTCCCCACCTCCCTGCGCCGTCCATTTCCGATCCATCCCCAATGTCATCCCCTCCGAGCACGGCCGCGCCAACGACTTCAATGGCTTCCTCGACGCCGTCAACACCAAGCTCGAGAAACCCTTTGAGCGTCTCCTAGAGGGTCTCGATCCGCCGCCGGAGGCCATCCTCGCCGATACATACTTGTCGTGGATGGTCGCCGTCATTGAGCGCCGGCGGCTCCCGGTTTACTCGCTTTGGACTATGACGGCGGCGATCTTCTCTCTGTTTTATGGATTCGAGGACATCTTCGGCGGTGACTCCACGGCGGCGGTGACTGAAG AAATAGACAAGAAATTGGAGCAGCATGTCAAGGGTCTAAATTTAGGTGATGTGAGTTCCATAGTCTGCTCAGCCACACCAAAGAAGTGGACCTTGGAATCTTTCTTTTGGGCAAGAGGTGCAAAAGGAGTCATCTTCAATTCAGTACATGAGTTGGAGCCACACATGATAAACTCATTGAAATCAAAGCTCTCATGTCCTGTGTACACTGTCGGTCCTTGCATCCCTTACTTGAAACTCAAAGATAAGCCTGTCAATTCAAATTACATGCAATGGCTCGAGTCTCAACCTATCAATTCTGTGCTCTACTTATCTTTAGGAAGCTTCTTGTCAGTCTCCGTTGCACAAATGGATGAGATTGTAACCGGGCTGCATGAAAGCGGCATTCGATTTTTAATGGTGCACGAGGCGACACTTCGCATGTGCAGGCAAAGATGGGCAACACAGGCCTTGTTGTGCAATG CGAATGTATGGAAGGTTGGTTTGAATGTGAAGGAAGAGATCGGAGAcgggtgtttggttggaggaaaAGTGATTGCTAAGTTTGCAAAGAGGTTGATGGATGTGGAGGGGATGGAGGGTAAGGAGATGAGGAAAAAAGCTGTTGAACTTAGTGAAGTAGTTCATAGAGCTGTTGAAGAGGGTGGTTCTTCTTATTGCAGTATTAGTGCCTTTGTTGAAGATGTTTCTTctagtttttga